The segment GCCGCATCGCTCGCTGAACCGCACCGGCTTCCTCGCCGTGATGTTGTTTCTGAGCGTGGTCAGCTTCGTCACCGGCATCGTGTTCCTGATGATGGGCGCCTGGCCGGTGTTCGGCTTCTTCGGCCTCGACGTGCTCGTGATCTGGTGGGCCTTCAAGGTCAATTTCCGCGCCGCGCGCGCCAGCGAGGAGATCACCGTCACCCCGACCGAGCTGCGCGTACGGCGTGTCAGCCACCGCGGCCAGGTCGCCGAATGGACCTTCAATCCGCTCTGGGTGCGGCTCGACCAGGAGGTCGACGAGGATTTTGGCATCGAGCATCTCTATCTGATCTCGCGCGGCCGCCGTATCCAGATCGCCGGTTTTTTAGGTCCGGAAGAAAAGACCAGTTTTTACAAGGCGTTAGTCGAGGCGCTGAACGCCGCAAGGCGCGGTCCGACCTACAATCCGATCCCCTGAACCCAGTCAGAAATCGGGTGGTTTCGCGCCCGCCCCTCTCCTACATTTCCGGTCATGATGACACTCGCCATACATGACCAGCGCCTGGCCAAGCCGGGCCCCCAGAACGCCGCGCTGCGCGATTATGATTCCGTGCGCCGAGCGATCGCCTTCATCTCGGAGAAATGGCGCGCGCAGCCGACCATCGAGGCGATGGCGGATGCGGCCGGCGTCACCCCGGATGAGCTGCACCATCTGTTCCGCCGCTGG is part of the Bradyrhizobium commune genome and harbors:
- a CDS encoding DUF2244 domain-containing protein — encoded protein: MSTGNEIERENEVEILSARLTPHRSLNRTGFLAVMLFLSVVSFVTGIVFLMMGAWPVFGFFGLDVLVIWWAFKVNFRAARASEEITVTPTELRVRRVSHRGQVAEWTFNPLWVRLDQEVDEDFGIEHLYLISRGRRIQIAGFLGPEEKTSFYKALVEALNAARRGPTYNPIP